A region of Ochotona princeps isolate mOchPri1 chromosome 2, mOchPri1.hap1, whole genome shotgun sequence DNA encodes the following proteins:
- the LOC131479598 gene encoding adenylate kinase 4, mitochondrial-like — MCQMIAQNFGPQHFSSGHFLWENIKASTEVGDMAKQYLEKGHLVPHHVITRLMLSELESRSGQHWLLDGFPRILVQAEALEKICDLDLVITLNILFETLNDRFSCRWIHPPNGRVYNMDFNPPHVHGIDDITGESLVQQENAKPEAVAAWLRRYKDTVKLVIELYKSRGVLHQFLGMEINKIWPYVYTLFSNKITPIKSRQAY; from the coding sequence ATGTGCCAGATGATTGCCCAGAACTTTGGCCCGCAACACTTCTCCAGCGGCcacttcttgtgggagaacatcaaGGCCAGCACGGAAGTTGGTGATATGGCCAAGCAATACCTAGAGAAAGGCCATTTGGTCCCACATCATGTTATCACACGCCTGATGCTCTCGGAACTGGAGAGCAGGAGTGGCCAGCACTGGCTTCTGGACGGTTTTCCAAGGATACTAGTGCAGGCTGAAGCTCTAGAAAAAATTTGTGACCTGGATCTAGTGATCACTTTGAACATTCTGTTTGAGACATTGAATGATCGATTCAGCTGTCGTTGGATTCACCCTCCCAACGGAAGAGTGTATAACATGGACTTCAACCCACCTCATGTACATGGAATTGATGACATCACTGGTGAATCATTAGTCCAACAAGAGAATGCTAAGCCTGAAGCAGTTGCTGCCTGGCTAAGACGGTACAAGGACACTGTAAAGCTAGTCATTGAGCTATACAAGAGCCGAGGAGTGCTGCACCAGTTTTTGGGGATGGAGATTAATAAAATCTGGCCTTACGTTTACACGCTTTTCTCAAACAAGATCACACCTATTAAATCCAGACAGGCATACTGA